Proteins encoded in a region of the Vibrio ponticus genome:
- the prfB gene encoding peptide chain release factor 2 (programmed frameshift), whose amino-acid sequence MFEINPIKNRLQDVSQRTTILRGYLDYDAKQERLEEVNAELEQPDVWNEPERAQALGKERASLEAVVETIDQLEQGVEDVEGLLELAVEEEDQETFDEIEPELAELEDKLAKLEFRRMFSGDHDASDCYIDLQAGSGGTEAQDWTNMLLRMYLRWAEAKGFKTEVIEVSEGEVAGLKGATVKISGEYAYGWLRTETGVHRLVRKSPFDSSGRRHTSFSSAFVYPEIDDNIAIDINPADLRIDVYRASGAGGQHVNTTESAVRITHVPTNTVVQCQNDRSQHKNKDQAMKQLRAKLFELEMQKQNAEKQANEDAKSDIGWGSQIRSYVLDDSRIKDLRTGVENRNTQAVLDGDLDKFIEASLKSGL is encoded by the exons ATGTTTGAAATCAATCCAATTAAAAACCGTCTACAGGATGTGTCTCAGCGCACAACAATCCTGAGGGGGTATCTT GACTACGACGCTAAGCAAGAGCGTCTAGAAGAAGTAAACGCAGAACTTGAACAACCAGATGTATGGAACGAACCTGAACGTGCACAAGCGTTAGGTAAAGAACGTGCATCACTTGAAGCGGTTGTTGAGACTATCGATCAACTAGAGCAAGGTGTGGAAGACGTAGAAGGTCTTTTAGAGCTTGCAGTTGAAGAAGAAGATCAAGAAACGTTTGACGAAATCGAACCAGAGTTAGCGGAGCTAGAAGACAAGCTGGCTAAGCTTGAATTCCGCCGTATGTTCTCAGGTGATCACGATGCGTCTGATTGCTACATCGACTTGCAAGCAGGTTCGGGTGGTACAGAAGCGCAAGACTGGACCAATATGCTACTTCGTATGTACCTACGTTGGGCTGAAGCGAAAGGCTTCAAGACCGAGGTTATCGAGGTATCTGAGGGTGAAGTTGCCGGTCTTAAAGGCGCAACAGTGAAGATCTCTGGTGAGTATGCTTATGGTTGGTTACGTACAGAAACCGGTGTTCACCGTTTAGTACGTAAATCACCGTTTGACTCAAGTGGTCGTCGTCATACGTCGTTCTCATCTGCGTTTGTTTACCCAGAAATTGATGACAATATTGCAATCGATATTAACCCTGCCGATCTACGTATCGACGTATACCGCGCTTCTGGTGCCGGTGGTCAGCACGTAAACACCACAGAATCGGCGGTTCGTATTACGCACGTACCAACTAATACAGTGGTACAGTGTCAGAATGACCGCTCTCAGCATAAGAACAAAGATCAAGCAATGAAGCAGCTACGTGCAAAACTGTTTGAACTAGAAATGCAAAAGCAGAATGCTGAGAAGCAAGCGAATGAAGATGCCAAATCTGACATCGGTTGGGGTAGCCAGATCCGTTCTTACGTTCTGGATGACTCTCGTATCAAAGATCTACGTACTGGCGTTGAGAACCGCAATACCCAAGCGGTACTTGATGGCGACCTAGATAAATTTATTGAAGCTAGCCTTAAATCTGGCCTTTAA
- the brnQ gene encoding branched-chain amino acid transport system II carrier protein: MKQSLKLTDITALGFMLFAFFLGAGNIIFPPLAGQLAGENVLPAMFGFLLTAVGLPLVTIIAIAVAGGSWEKLTKDLPVKAATIMAVLIFIIIGPAFAAPRTGLVAYEMAVKPFFAHAEQIHLTIFSIAFFAIAMFFAWSQGKLIDIIGKVLTPVLFIGLIVLAGAVFFFPQGDIVAAQGEYLTHPLQKGFLEGYNTMDTFGSLMFGVLIVDALRGKGITEHKPTTKYLICAGLIAAVGLTFVYVSLFYLGATSSTIAVGADNGGVILSQYVQALFGSYGQIVLTIIVLLACLTTAIGLISACSDYFSSLTKLSYKQWVVINGAACAFVANVGLAQLIALSVPVLFALYPVAIALVVLTFLRNKLPNPRIAYRAVISVSLVFALIDAAKVAGVDVSAFNFLPLFEVGMGWLLPTVAATVGAFFIGKSSQPTLVEDAA, translated from the coding sequence GTGAAGCAGTCGTTAAAATTAACAGATATCACAGCGTTAGGCTTCATGCTTTTCGCCTTCTTCTTGGGTGCAGGTAATATCATATTCCCACCGCTAGCTGGTCAGCTTGCGGGTGAGAACGTGCTACCAGCTATGTTTGGTTTCTTATTAACAGCAGTAGGTCTTCCTCTTGTTACCATTATTGCTATTGCTGTTGCTGGTGGCTCTTGGGAAAAGCTAACCAAAGATTTGCCAGTAAAAGCGGCAACCATTATGGCCGTTCTAATTTTCATCATTATCGGTCCTGCATTTGCTGCCCCTCGTACTGGTCTCGTTGCTTATGAGATGGCCGTGAAGCCATTCTTTGCTCATGCCGAACAGATTCACTTAACGATCTTTTCAATTGCCTTCTTTGCCATCGCGATGTTCTTCGCATGGTCACAAGGTAAATTGATCGACATTATCGGTAAGGTACTAACGCCAGTACTCTTTATTGGTCTGATCGTGCTTGCTGGTGCGGTGTTCTTCTTCCCTCAAGGTGATATTGTTGCTGCGCAAGGTGAATACCTAACGCACCCGCTACAAAAAGGTTTCCTTGAAGGTTACAACACCATGGACACGTTTGGTTCATTGATGTTTGGTGTACTGATTGTTGACGCACTACGTGGTAAAGGCATCACTGAACATAAGCCAACAACTAAATATCTGATTTGTGCAGGTCTGATTGCTGCAGTAGGTTTAACATTTGTTTATGTATCACTATTCTATCTAGGTGCAACCAGCTCAACGATTGCTGTGGGTGCTGACAACGGTGGTGTGATCCTAAGCCAGTATGTACAAGCGCTGTTTGGCTCTTACGGTCAAATCGTATTGACTATCATTGTACTACTAGCGTGTTTGACTACGGCGATCGGTCTGATCTCAGCATGTTCTGATTACTTTAGCTCACTGACTAAACTTTCTTACAAACAGTGGGTAGTGATTAACGGTGCTGCATGTGCGTTTGTTGCTAACGTGGGTCTAGCTCAGCTAATCGCGCTGTCTGTTCCAGTGTTATTTGCTCTATACCCGGTTGCTATCGCTCTAGTGGTACTGACGTTCCTACGTAATAAACTACCAAACCCACGCATCGCTTATCGTGCGGTTATCTCGGTATCATTGGTATTTGCTTTAATTGATGCTGCGAAAGTTGCGGGTGTTGATGTGTCAGCGTTTAACTTCCTACCACTATTTGAGGTAGGCATGGGTTGGTTACTACCAACAGTTGCGGCAACCGTTGGCGCATTCTTCATTGGTAAATCTAGTCAGCCAACGTTAGTGGAAGATGCAGCTTAA
- a CDS encoding tRNA1(Val) (adenine(37)-N6)-methyltransferase, with protein MNKKIHKTKGFSFKQFTIEGGECGMPVSTDGVLLGAWCNVSNASTILDIGTGTGLLALMCAQRQKKATIWAVDIEESAAVTAQLNVANSPWAERIHVELGDINAVTYPTPFDVIICNPPYFNSGEQSQTQQRATARHTDSLSHLSLLSRCKALLSAQGRASFILPVVEGEAFVQLAQQQGWSLSRLCRVKPTKNKTENRLLIELSLQVCQGESQQLTIREQSDYSDDFIALTKDFYLKM; from the coding sequence ATGAACAAAAAAATTCATAAAACCAAAGGATTTAGCTTCAAGCAGTTCACCATCGAAGGTGGTGAATGTGGCATGCCAGTCAGTACCGACGGCGTGTTGTTAGGCGCATGGTGTAACGTAAGTAATGCTTCAACTATTTTGGATATCGGCACGGGTACTGGCTTACTGGCTCTGATGTGTGCCCAACGCCAAAAGAAAGCAACCATTTGGGCAGTCGATATTGAAGAAAGCGCAGCTGTAACGGCACAGCTTAACGTCGCAAACTCACCTTGGGCTGAACGCATTCATGTCGAATTAGGTGACATCAATGCCGTCACTTATCCAACCCCATTTGACGTGATTATCTGCAATCCACCCTACTTCAATAGTGGTGAACAGTCGCAAACCCAGCAGCGTGCTACCGCTCGCCATACCGATAGTCTAAGCCACTTGTCATTACTCTCTCGTTGTAAAGCTCTACTTTCAGCACAAGGGCGGGCAAGTTTTATTCTGCCAGTGGTCGAAGGGGAAGCATTTGTTCAGCTTGCTCAACAACAAGGTTGGTCGCTTTCACGTCTTTGCCGAGTCAAACCAACAAAGAACAAAACCGAAAACCGCCTGCTAATTGAACTCAGTTTGCAAGTATGCCAAGGCGAATCACAACAGCTAACAATTCGTGAACAGTCGGACTATAGCGACGACTTTATTGCCCTAACTAAAGACTTTTATTTAAAGATGTAG
- the srmB gene encoding ATP-dependent RNA helicase SrmB: MIKNFAELDLDPNLLSAIEEMGFKRPTQVQAQAIPQALDGRDILASAPTGTGKTAAFVLPALQYLQDFPRRKPGPARVLILTPTRELAMQVADQARALAKNTKLNIFTITGGVQYQEHADILATTQDIVVATPGRLMEYIQAERFDCRAIEWLILDEADRMLDMGFGPTVDRLSQECRWRKQTLLFSATLEGKGVEGFTADLLKDPAEIDAEPSRSERKKITQWYHRADNAEHKLALLKKIITEQAERSIVFLKTRERLAELRTELEKAQIPCAWIQGEMPQDRRNNAIARFRDGTVNVLLATDVAARGIDLPDVSHVINYDMPRSADVYLHRIGRTARAGKKGNAISIVEAHDQQMLDRVARYVKEDIKERFIKEMRPTHKKPVFKKKKKDDKKKSATKAKVKKKTSKKK, translated from the coding sequence GTGATCAAAAATTTTGCAGAACTCGATTTAGATCCAAACCTGCTTAGTGCTATCGAAGAAATGGGTTTCAAACGCCCAACTCAAGTACAAGCTCAAGCGATCCCTCAAGCTCTTGACGGCAGAGATATCCTAGCTTCTGCGCCAACTGGTACGGGTAAAACAGCGGCATTTGTACTGCCAGCATTACAATACCTTCAAGATTTCCCTCGCCGTAAGCCAGGACCTGCGCGCGTACTGATCTTGACGCCAACTCGCGAACTTGCGATGCAAGTTGCTGACCAAGCGCGTGCGTTAGCGAAAAACACTAAGCTGAACATTTTCACTATCACAGGTGGTGTGCAGTACCAAGAACACGCCGATATTCTTGCAACAACACAAGACATCGTGGTGGCAACTCCAGGTCGTCTAATGGAGTACATTCAAGCGGAACGTTTTGACTGCCGCGCGATCGAATGGCTGATCCTAGATGAAGCAGACCGTATGCTAGATATGGGCTTTGGTCCTACTGTAGACCGCCTATCTCAAGAGTGTCGCTGGCGTAAACAAACCCTACTATTCTCAGCAACGCTTGAGGGTAAAGGGGTTGAAGGCTTTACCGCAGATCTACTGAAAGATCCGGCAGAAATTGATGCTGAACCATCTCGCAGCGAACGTAAAAAGATCACTCAGTGGTACCACCGTGCTGACAATGCTGAGCACAAACTGGCACTATTGAAGAAAATTATTACTGAGCAAGCAGAGCGCTCGATCGTATTCTTAAAAACTCGTGAACGTCTTGCTGAACTGCGCACTGAGCTTGAAAAAGCACAAATCCCTTGTGCATGGATTCAAGGTGAAATGCCACAAGATCGCCGTAACAACGCAATTGCACGTTTCCGCGATGGCACAGTAAACGTACTACTTGCCACTGACGTTGCTGCGCGTGGTATCGACTTACCAGACGTCAGCCACGTTATTAACTACGATATGCCTCGTAGCGCAGATGTTTACCTACACCGTATCGGTCGTACCGCTCGCGCAGGTAAAAAAGGTAACGCAATTTCAATTGTTGAAGCGCATGACCAACAAATGTTAGACCGCGTAGCACGCTACGTGAAAGAAGACATCAAAGAGCGCTTTATCAAAGAAATGCGTCCAACACACAAAAAACCTGTGTTTAAGAAAAAGAAAAAAGACGACAAGAAAAAGTCGGCAACTAAAGCGAAAGTGAAAAAGAAAACTTCGAAGAAGAAGTAA
- the prfC gene encoding peptide chain release factor 3 — translation MSTTPFIGEVSKRRTFAIISHPDAGKTTITEKVLLFGNAIQKAGTVKGRGSNQHAKSDWMEMEKERGISVTTSVMQFPYNNCLVNLLDTPGHEDFSEDTYRTLTAVDSCLMVIDAAKGVEDRTRKLMEVTRLRDTPIVTFMNKLDRDVRDPMEVLDEVENELGMMCAPITWPIGCGKEFKGVYHIHRDETILYESGHGHEIQEVRIVKGLDNPELDEKVGADLAASVREELELVMGACPEFDLEMFLTGELTPVYFGTALGNFGVDHMLDGLTEWAPMPKTRQAVERDVEATEDKFTGFVFKIQANMDPKHRDRIAFMRIVSGTYTQGMKMNHVRLGKQVSISDAVTFMAGDRSRAEHAYAGDIIGLHNHGTIQIGDTFTQGEALKFSGIPNFAPELFRRIRLRDPLKQKQLLKGLVQLSEEGAVQVFRPLQNNDLIVGAVGVLQFDVVVARLKSEYNVEAIYEGVNVATARWVECGDGKKLDEFQRKNQANLALDGGDNLTYIAPTMVNLNLAQERHPDVQFRATREH, via the coding sequence ATGTCAACGACACCATTTATTGGCGAAGTTTCTAAACGTAGAACGTTCGCAATTATCTCGCACCCGGATGCGGGTAAAACCACCATTACCGAAAAAGTTCTGTTATTCGGAAACGCGATCCAGAAAGCGGGTACAGTTAAAGGTCGTGGCTCTAACCAGCACGCGAAATCTGACTGGATGGAGATGGAAAAAGAACGTGGTATCTCGGTTACTACGTCTGTGATGCAGTTTCCATACAATAACTGCCTAGTTAACCTGCTCGATACACCGGGACACGAAGACTTCTCGGAAGATACTTACCGTACTCTAACCGCAGTAGACTCATGTCTAATGGTTATCGATGCGGCGAAAGGTGTCGAGGATCGTACTCGTAAACTGATGGAAGTTACTCGCCTACGTGACACGCCTATCGTTACGTTTATGAACAAACTTGACCGTGACGTTCGTGATCCAATGGAAGTATTGGATGAGGTAGAAAACGAACTTGGTATGATGTGTGCGCCAATCACATGGCCAATCGGCTGTGGTAAAGAATTTAAAGGCGTATACCACATCCACCGTGATGAAACGATTCTGTATGAATCAGGCCACGGTCACGAGATCCAAGAAGTACGTATCGTTAAAGGTCTTGATAACCCAGAACTTGATGAAAAAGTGGGTGCGGATCTAGCAGCAAGTGTACGTGAAGAACTTGAGCTAGTAATGGGCGCATGTCCTGAGTTCGATCTAGAGATGTTCTTAACTGGTGAACTAACGCCAGTTTACTTCGGTACCGCACTAGGTAACTTTGGTGTTGACCATATGCTAGACGGTCTGACTGAGTGGGCGCCAATGCCAAAAACTCGTCAAGCGGTTGAGCGTGATGTTGAAGCGACTGAAGACAAGTTCACTGGCTTCGTATTTAAGATCCAAGCGAACATGGATCCAAAACACCGTGACCGTATCGCATTTATGCGTATCGTATCGGGTACTTACACGCAAGGCATGAAGATGAACCACGTTCGTCTTGGTAAGCAAGTGAGTATCTCTGATGCAGTAACCTTTATGGCGGGTGATCGTTCTCGTGCAGAGCACGCGTACGCAGGCGACATTATCGGTCTACACAACCATGGCACGATTCAAATTGGTGATACTTTCACGCAAGGTGAAGCACTGAAGTTCTCAGGTATTCCAAACTTTGCACCAGAGCTGTTCCGTCGTATTCGCCTAAGAGATCCTCTAAAGCAGAAGCAACTACTAAAAGGTCTAGTACAGCTTTCTGAAGAGGGTGCAGTACAGGTATTCCGTCCGCTGCAAAACAACGACCTTATCGTTGGTGCGGTCGGTGTTCTACAGTTCGACGTAGTTGTGGCTCGCTTGAAGTCAGAATACAACGTAGAAGCCATCTACGAAGGTGTAAACGTGGCAACGGCTCGTTGGGTTGAGTGTGGCGACGGTAAGAAACTGGATGAGTTCCAACGCAAGAACCAAGCAAACCTAGCGCTAGATGGTGGTGATAACCTAACGTACATCGCGCCAACGATGGTGAACTTGAACCTAGCGCAAGAGCGTCATCCTGATGTTCAGTTCCGCGCGACTCGCGAACACTAA
- the rimI gene encoding ribosomal protein S18-alanine N-acetyltransferase, which produces MTLQFLSLAAEHLDDVWAIEQQAHSHPWAESMIRDLNSRGAAHHVLLDDQQVVGYFYAQNIVGEVTLLNIAIAPQHQGKGYGKALLEHFLEVCENAQAESAWLEVRESNNKAFSLYESAGFNEVDRRKNYYPTASGNEDAIIMSYLFLF; this is translated from the coding sequence ATGACATTACAATTTCTTTCTCTTGCCGCTGAACATCTTGATGATGTTTGGGCAATCGAGCAGCAGGCGCATAGCCACCCATGGGCAGAATCGATGATTCGTGATTTAAACAGTCGCGGTGCTGCACATCATGTCTTGCTCGATGATCAGCAAGTCGTGGGCTATTTTTATGCGCAGAATATCGTTGGTGAAGTCACTTTACTGAATATCGCCATTGCCCCGCAGCATCAAGGCAAGGGGTATGGTAAAGCCTTGTTAGAGCACTTTCTTGAAGTGTGTGAAAATGCGCAAGCAGAAAGTGCCTGGCTGGAAGTTCGTGAGAGTAATAACAAAGCTTTTTCTCTCTATGAATCCGCCGGTTTTAATGAAGTGGACCGCCGTAAAAATTACTATCCAACCGCCAGCGGTAACGAAGATGCGATTATCATGAGCTATTTATTCCTTTTCTGA
- a CDS encoding DNA polymerase III subunit psi, giving the protein MQTDPMAYLSEMGIDQYQLMHAQRLTGYQTVSISLPSDCKLLLISPVLPQGSQAEFLQRVLKSMQLTLEQVRHLYPQQFSQLDASQLEQSVEWAWFAGCLSSELTGTQPITKVLNSPLLSDIDGNNEQRKALWQQICSYS; this is encoded by the coding sequence ATGCAAACAGATCCGATGGCATATTTATCCGAAATGGGTATCGACCAGTATCAGTTGATGCACGCACAACGGTTGACTGGTTACCAAACCGTGTCTATTAGCTTGCCGTCTGATTGTAAGTTGCTGTTGATCTCACCGGTGTTACCTCAAGGTAGCCAAGCCGAGTTTTTACAACGTGTACTGAAAAGCATGCAGTTAACTCTTGAGCAAGTTCGTCACCTCTATCCACAGCAGTTCTCGCAACTGGACGCGTCTCAGTTAGAGCAGTCGGTGGAATGGGCATGGTTTGCGGGTTGCTTGAGTTCTGAGCTGACTGGTACGCAGCCAATAACGAAAGTACTTAACTCGCCGCTGTTAAGTGATATCGACGGTAACAATGAGCAACGTAAAGCGTTGTGGCAGCAAATCTGTTCATACTCTTAG
- a CDS encoding GNAT family N-acetyltransferase has translation MLIRTEAPADILVIDRLLKETFETEAEANLVMSLRENGKLTLSLVACNDEGEVVGHAMFSPVTLEGEDLNWQGLAPVAVREDVRKQGIAESMVREGLESLRDFGYPACVVLGDPAYYSRFGFSAAEQHNFRCQWDVPAGAFQVLAIAADEFAERGGLIEYSPEFTDL, from the coding sequence ATGCTTATACGAACTGAAGCTCCAGCGGACATTCTGGTTATCGATCGCTTGCTCAAAGAAACCTTTGAGACTGAAGCGGAAGCAAACTTAGTCATGTCTTTACGAGAGAACGGCAAATTAACCTTGTCGTTGGTCGCTTGCAATGATGAAGGCGAAGTCGTCGGTCATGCAATGTTTAGCCCAGTAACACTCGAAGGTGAAGACCTCAATTGGCAAGGATTAGCGCCAGTAGCGGTGCGCGAGGATGTTCGTAAACAAGGCATTGCCGAGAGCATGGTGCGTGAGGGGTTGGAGTCACTGCGTGACTTTGGCTACCCAGCTTGTGTGGTGCTGGGTGATCCTGCTTACTATTCACGCTTTGGTTTCAGTGCCGCAGAACAACACAACTTCCGTTGTCAGTGGGATGTGCCTGCGGGTGCATTTCAAGTGCTTGCCATCGCGGCTGATGAGTTCGCCGAACGTGGTGGTCTGATTGAGTACAGCCCGGAATTTACTGATCTATAG
- the ubiT gene encoding ubiquinone anaerobic biosynthesis accessory factor UbiT: MINKIRTQLVQNAASILRSPVHLLPQSVQKKALLDGLKLVFKEALEDGDFEFLEDKWLKVEIKDMKLAWYISYQDEKLVVADSPVAEDVSFSGNLNDLVLIAGRKEDPDTLFFQRRLSIEGDTELGLEVKNLMDSVDLELLPKPMQILLNQLADFVHKGVQSPAMQKEVAHAYTN; this comes from the coding sequence GTGATTAACAAGATTCGCACTCAATTAGTTCAAAATGCAGCATCAATTTTGCGATCTCCAGTCCACTTATTGCCTCAATCTGTTCAAAAAAAAGCCTTGCTTGATGGGCTTAAATTGGTATTCAAAGAAGCGCTTGAAGATGGCGACTTTGAGTTCCTTGAAGACAAGTGGTTAAAAGTTGAAATCAAAGATATGAAACTGGCTTGGTACATTAGCTACCAAGATGAAAAACTGGTTGTAGCGGATAGCCCAGTGGCTGAAGATGTTTCGTTTAGTGGTAATCTAAACGACTTAGTGCTTATTGCGGGTCGTAAAGAAGATCCAGATACACTTTTCTTCCAACGTCGCCTGTCTATTGAAGGTGATACTGAGCTAGGTCTAGAAGTAAAAAACCTCATGGATAGTGTTGACCTCGAACTTCTGCCTAAGCCAATGCAAATTTTGCTTAATCAACTGGCTGACTTCGTGCATAAAGGCGTACAATCGCCAGCAATGCAAAAAGAGGTAGCACATGCTTATACGAACTGA
- a CDS encoding bifunctional diguanylate cyclase/phosphodiesterase — MPSQQFQHWFQQITAKGPFFSAIIDNQHNYVMVNDRYCEISGLSNDELIGMNDAAILGQQLYQQFKPYYELAFSGEHIETEISLLNLEIETSLSCTFSPIQYDEQVQYVAFHAVDTSEKQLLVRSLEESESKFTALTHLLPDGLLLVENDCIISANPAAIRLLGFDSVNDLLGEELSRLFIDENSKTIFNNKLSHLLQETPLRCLTGPRCSFERKVQLQSAKAALLGNDSLLVLIQDAEKSPKKISTSIHEDAHIDSLTGLYNRFGFTKRLEQMVKNETPLIMLYLDIDNFKNINDSLGHHIGDKVIKEVSSRLKRLLPQQAVLGHLGGDEFGLVLPEPENARMAETLADRIISLINQPFDLHHFSKRLACSIGSVSYPGDGNDARILLQNADTAMYEAKERGRNRLIKFNDQMNKEARMRLWLEIELQKALQQNGLEVWYQPKVNARDFSINGAEALVRWKHPVEGYISPGAFIPVAEKAGLIENLGRVVMREVFTTVKRWKLQGILPGRVAINLSPEQFGNPKLIDYMEKLLRSTELDPSCITFELTESAVMSDSAHTLQMLNAIKKLGFALSIDDFGTGYSSLAYLARFPLDELKIDRAFINEIDILPKQVTVIENIINLGKSLNLSVVAEGVETQQQATLLSNLNCNSIQGFHFYRPQPKQEVEELFVQNRRHKN; from the coding sequence ATGCCATCGCAACAATTTCAGCATTGGTTTCAACAAATCACGGCCAAAGGACCATTTTTCTCGGCCATTATCGATAACCAACACAATTATGTGATGGTGAATGATCGTTACTGTGAGATATCAGGTTTAAGTAACGATGAACTCATCGGCATGAATGATGCGGCAATTTTAGGTCAACAACTCTACCAACAGTTCAAACCTTACTATGAACTCGCTTTTTCAGGTGAGCACATTGAAACCGAAATTTCACTGCTCAATCTCGAGATCGAAACCAGCCTGTCATGCACATTTTCACCGATTCAATACGATGAGCAAGTTCAGTATGTCGCTTTTCATGCGGTAGATACCTCTGAAAAGCAGCTGCTAGTCCGCTCGCTGGAAGAATCGGAAAGTAAATTCACCGCCCTAACCCATCTATTGCCTGACGGTCTGTTACTGGTCGAAAATGACTGCATCATATCCGCCAACCCTGCGGCAATTCGTTTATTGGGCTTTGATTCGGTCAACGACTTATTAGGTGAAGAACTGTCACGCCTGTTTATTGATGAAAATAGCAAAACCATTTTCAACAACAAACTTTCGCATTTGCTCCAAGAAACACCACTGCGTTGTCTAACCGGACCTCGCTGCAGCTTTGAGCGTAAAGTACAACTGCAATCAGCAAAAGCAGCATTATTAGGCAATGATTCACTACTGGTGTTGATTCAAGATGCCGAGAAATCGCCGAAGAAGATCAGTACTTCCATTCATGAAGATGCGCATATCGACTCGCTGACGGGATTATATAACCGCTTTGGTTTCACCAAACGCCTAGAGCAAATGGTCAAAAATGAAACGCCATTGATCATGCTCTATCTTGATATCGACAACTTCAAAAACATTAACGATTCTCTCGGTCACCATATCGGCGACAAAGTGATCAAAGAAGTTTCATCACGTCTTAAGCGTCTACTGCCGCAACAAGCGGTACTTGGGCATTTAGGAGGGGATGAATTTGGTTTGGTCTTGCCTGAGCCTGAAAATGCGCGCATGGCAGAAACCCTAGCCGACCGAATTATTTCACTGATTAACCAGCCGTTTGATCTGCACCATTTCAGTAAACGTCTTGCTTGTTCTATCGGCAGTGTGAGTTACCCTGGTGATGGCAACGACGCTCGTATTCTGCTGCAAAATGCAGATACAGCAATGTATGAAGCCAAAGAACGTGGGCGCAATCGTCTGATCAAATTCAACGATCAGATGAATAAAGAAGCGCGCATGCGTTTATGGCTAGAGATTGAGCTACAAAAAGCCTTACAGCAAAATGGCCTTGAGGTGTGGTATCAACCAAAAGTTAACGCGCGTGATTTTAGTATTAACGGCGCGGAGGCACTGGTTCGCTGGAAACATCCTGTCGAAGGCTACATCAGTCCAGGAGCGTTTATTCCTGTCGCGGAAAAAGCCGGTCTTATTGAGAACCTTGGTCGCGTGGTGATGCGCGAAGTATTCACCACGGTTAAGCGTTGGAAGTTACAAGGCATTCTTCCTGGTCGTGTGGCGATTAACCTATCACCAGAACAGTTCGGCAATCCAAAGCTTATCGATTACATGGAAAAGCTGCTGCGTAGCACTGAGCTGGATCCAAGCTGTATTACTTTTGAGCTCACCGAAAGTGCGGTGATGAGTGACAGTGCCCACACCTTACAAATGCTCAACGCCATTAAAAAGCTTGGTTTTGCGCTTTCTATTGATGACTTCGGCACGGGCTATTCGTCTTTGGCTTATCTGGCACGATTCCCACTAGACGAGCTAAAAATTGACCGCGCGTTTATCAATGAAATCGATATCCTTCCCAAACAAGTTACGGTGATTGAGAACATTATTAACTTGGGCAAATCGCTCAATTTGAGCGTGGTAGCAGAAGGGGTGGAAACCCAACAACAAGCGACGCTACTCTCTAATCTCAACTGTAACTCGATTCAAGGCTTCCATTTCTATCGTCCGCAACCGAAACAAGAAGTAGAAGAATTGTTTGTGCAAAACCGTCGTCATAAGAATTAA